Proteins encoded within one genomic window of Catenulispora sp. EB89:
- a CDS encoding UbiA family prenyltransferase → MPILKALFRTCHPLPSLAITAMFAALIAQAAPHGLGPAAAIPAVLLGEMSIGWSNDYFDAPRDAMARRTDKPIVSGVISQRTVLIAAIIAVAASIVLAFSINTACGTVDVVQMAAGWFYNAGLKITPVSGLAYAVGFGLIPEFATSTAPGVPAARTGVLAAAVLLGVGGHLANALPDLEGDRVAGVRGLPNVLAERFGAGTVRILTVLLLLGASGFLAIAGSPWLWLGFAVAALLAWLGISGEGRAPFFAALAIAGIDVAMFVLGGVPLS, encoded by the coding sequence ATGCCGATCCTCAAAGCCCTGTTCCGTACCTGCCATCCGCTGCCCTCGTTGGCCATCACGGCGATGTTCGCGGCGTTGATCGCACAGGCCGCCCCGCACGGTCTGGGGCCGGCCGCGGCGATCCCGGCGGTGCTGCTCGGCGAGATGTCCATCGGGTGGTCGAACGACTACTTCGACGCCCCGCGCGACGCGATGGCCCGCCGGACCGACAAACCGATCGTCTCCGGCGTCATCTCGCAGCGCACGGTGCTCATAGCGGCGATCATCGCAGTCGCGGCCTCGATCGTGCTGGCGTTCTCGATCAACACGGCCTGCGGGACCGTGGACGTCGTCCAGATGGCGGCAGGCTGGTTCTACAACGCGGGGCTGAAGATCACACCGGTGTCAGGGCTCGCTTACGCGGTCGGCTTCGGGCTGATCCCGGAGTTCGCGACGAGCACCGCGCCCGGCGTGCCGGCGGCCCGGACCGGGGTGCTGGCCGCGGCGGTGCTGCTGGGCGTCGGCGGCCACCTGGCGAACGCGCTGCCGGACCTGGAGGGCGACCGCGTGGCCGGGGTGCGGGGGCTGCCGAACGTGCTGGCGGAGCGCTTCGGCGCCGGAACCGTGCGGATCCTCACGGTCCTGCTCCTGCTCGGCGCCTCGGGGTTCCTGGCGATCGCCGGATCCCCGTGGCTGTGGCTGGGCTTCGCGGTCGCGGCGCTGCTGGCCTGGCTCGGGATCAGCGGCGAGGGCCGCGCGCCGTTCTTCGCCGCGCTGGCGATCGCCGGGATCGACGTGGCGATGTTCGTCCTCGGCGGAGTGCCGCTGTCCTGA
- a CDS encoding MFS transporter: protein MAKPDKDPLPRHFWVYLAAGAVSWLGDGLIVVGFPLLAAGLTGSPLGIAAVIVTQRLAPMLLSLPAGALADRWNARITAVATNVAQAVLFAVAAVLVAGNHLGLVALIVIAFLADALGTLFTCANGALLADVVEPEHFGPANTWLRASNTVIAFVIGPGFGGLLYATGRQLPLIIDAGSFAVAAAVLAVLRLPNARPRPEPQPDRRLITEVKDGVRISFSSGPMRLMAGMIGTMTVAQAGSVAAIVVLGTHTVGLDKTAFGWTLAAGNVAAVAVMLSIGRVATLRTSSAVLVSLVFGIIGELLLGTAHSGPQMSVGLAMDASAVLIVSVSLTTARMRLVPREMLGRMTGGYQTVMFAAGTVGTLIGGALAESSGRLPYLVCAAVYAGVLATSFRRVRGLDATPEPAAAAAATAPAAAAAAGTAPAATTGAGAGATTATPETGAAEAIAAPVVIPAQGSANGAGVGDGASTVAVDTESGVTAGEVVD, encoded by the coding sequence ATGGCCAAGCCTGACAAGGATCCCCTCCCCCGGCATTTCTGGGTGTACCTGGCCGCCGGGGCGGTGTCCTGGCTCGGGGACGGCCTGATCGTCGTCGGGTTCCCGCTGCTGGCCGCCGGGCTCACCGGCTCGCCGCTGGGGATCGCGGCGGTGATCGTCACCCAGCGCCTGGCGCCGATGCTGCTGTCGCTGCCGGCCGGGGCGCTGGCCGACCGCTGGAACGCCCGGATCACGGCGGTGGCCACCAACGTCGCGCAGGCCGTGCTGTTCGCCGTCGCCGCGGTGCTGGTCGCCGGGAACCACCTCGGGCTGGTCGCGCTGATCGTCATCGCGTTCCTGGCCGACGCGCTGGGGACGCTGTTCACCTGCGCGAACGGCGCACTGCTGGCCGACGTCGTGGAACCCGAACACTTCGGGCCCGCCAACACCTGGCTGCGGGCCAGCAACACGGTGATCGCGTTCGTGATCGGACCCGGCTTCGGCGGCCTGCTCTACGCCACCGGCCGGCAGCTGCCGCTGATCATCGACGCCGGCTCGTTCGCGGTGGCGGCCGCGGTCCTGGCCGTGCTGCGGCTGCCGAACGCCCGCCCCCGCCCCGAGCCCCAGCCCGACCGGCGCCTCATCACCGAGGTGAAGGACGGCGTCCGCATCTCCTTCAGCTCCGGGCCGATGCGGCTGATGGCCGGGATGATCGGCACGATGACGGTGGCGCAGGCCGGTTCGGTCGCGGCGATCGTGGTGCTCGGCACGCACACTGTCGGGCTGGACAAGACCGCCTTCGGCTGGACGCTGGCGGCCGGGAACGTCGCGGCGGTGGCCGTGATGCTGTCCATCGGCCGGGTGGCCACGCTCCGGACGTCGTCGGCGGTGCTGGTGAGCCTGGTCTTCGGCATCATCGGCGAGCTGCTGCTGGGCACCGCGCACAGCGGCCCGCAGATGTCGGTCGGCCTGGCGATGGACGCCTCCGCGGTGCTGATCGTCAGCGTCAGCCTGACCACGGCGCGCATGCGCCTGGTGCCGCGCGAGATGCTCGGCCGGATGACCGGCGGCTACCAGACGGTGATGTTCGCCGCCGGGACGGTCGGCACGCTCATCGGCGGGGCGCTGGCCGAGTCGAGCGGGCGGCTGCCGTACCTGGTGTGCGCGGCGGTGTACGCCGGGGTGCTCGCGACGTCGTTCCGGCGGGTGCGGGGGCTGGACGCGACGCCGGAGCCGGCCGCGGCGGCTGCTGCGACTGCTCCGGCGGCTGCTGCGGCCGCTGGGACTGCTCCGGCGGCCACGACGGGTGCGGGTGCGGGTGCGACTACGGCTACACCGGAGACCGGCGCGGCGGAGGCGATCGCGGCGCCGGTCGTCATCCCCGCACAGGGGTCCGCGAACGGCGCCGGAGTCGGCGACGGTGCGAGCACCGTCGCCGTCGACACGGAGAGCGGGGTCACGGCCGGCGAGGTCGTGGACTGA
- a CDS encoding type III polyketide synthase: protein MSRIAAVTTALPSHRHKQDELAAATAELCALPPTRRALLDRLSANAGVRTRHTVLPLTGYRRLDGIDSVNDTYIEHATELGERAVEDALRQAGVTAEDVDLFVTTSVTGVSVPSLDARLVPRLGMRPDVKRVPMFGLGCVGGAAGLARIHDYLRAWPDHTAVLLAVELCSLSVPLVDPTVPDLVVSALFGDGAGAVVVRGAERAERAERADRDGYAERAEQAEHAAGVEQAAAPTVRIVATRSELCPNTHDVLGWHLGPQGFRIVLTTELAEVVERELGGVVKRFLADHGLQVPDVVAWVVHPGGPKVIDAVRDSLELPEARVATARAALAEAGNMSSASIVQVLGKELAAPDATPGPIVIVGLGPGVSIELLLLERRG from the coding sequence GTGTCCCGCATCGCGGCAGTCACTACGGCTCTCCCGTCCCATCGTCACAAACAGGATGAATTGGCCGCGGCCACGGCGGAGCTGTGCGCGCTGCCGCCGACCCGGCGGGCATTGCTGGACCGGTTGTCCGCCAACGCCGGCGTCCGGACCCGGCACACCGTGCTCCCGCTGACCGGCTACCGGCGGCTGGACGGGATCGACAGCGTCAACGACACCTATATCGAGCACGCCACCGAGCTCGGCGAGCGGGCGGTCGAGGACGCCCTGCGCCAGGCGGGGGTCACCGCTGAGGACGTGGACCTGTTCGTCACCACGTCGGTGACCGGCGTCTCGGTGCCGTCGCTGGACGCCCGGCTGGTGCCGCGGCTCGGGATGCGGCCGGACGTGAAGCGGGTCCCGATGTTCGGGCTGGGCTGCGTGGGCGGCGCGGCGGGGCTGGCGCGGATCCACGACTATCTGCGGGCGTGGCCGGACCACACGGCGGTGCTGCTGGCGGTCGAACTGTGCTCGCTCAGCGTGCCGCTGGTCGACCCGACGGTGCCGGACCTGGTGGTCAGCGCACTGTTCGGGGACGGCGCCGGGGCGGTGGTGGTGCGCGGGGCGGAGCGGGCCGAGCGCGCGGAACGGGCCGATCGGGACGGGTATGCCGAGCGTGCCGAGCAAGCCGAGCATGCCGCGGGCGTCGAGCAGGCAGCCGCGCCGACCGTCCGGATCGTCGCGACCCGCAGCGAACTGTGCCCGAACACCCACGACGTCCTGGGCTGGCACCTGGGCCCGCAGGGCTTCCGCATCGTGCTGACCACCGAGCTCGCCGAGGTCGTGGAACGGGAGCTCGGCGGCGTGGTCAAACGGTTCCTGGCCGACCACGGATTACAGGTCCCTGACGTGGTCGCCTGGGTCGTGCACCCCGGCGGCCCCAAGGTGATCGACGCGGTGCGCGACTCGCTGGAGCTGCCGGAGGCCCGCGTCGCCACGGCCCGCGCGGCGCTGGCCGAGGCCGGCAACATGTCCTCGGCCTCGATCGTGCAGGTGCTGGGCAAGGAACTGGCCGCGCCGGACGCAACACCGGGCCCGATCGTGATCGTGGGCCTCGGGCCGGGCGTGAGCATCGAGCTGCTGTTGCTGGAGCGGCGCGGATGA
- a CDS encoding DeoR/GlpR family DNA-binding transcription regulator has protein sequence MLAAQRQARILEEVQRTGGVRVNDLTRLLGVSDMTVRRDLDVLDSRGLLTKVHGGATVRRAGSTDEPAFTVKAEMEQPAKDAIARQAAELVRPGTAIGISGGSTTYTLARHLVGVPDLTVVTNSLRVADVLHAHESANPGNNQTVILTGGMRTPSEALVGPIAVQAIRTLHLDQVFLGVYGMDAAAGYTSPNLMESETNRALVSAARNLVVVADHTKWGVVGLSAFAALGDAAVLVTDDGLPREAREVLVEEVGELVLAERGE, from the coding sequence ATGCTGGCAGCGCAGCGGCAGGCGCGGATCCTCGAGGAGGTCCAGCGGACCGGGGGCGTGCGGGTCAACGATCTGACGCGCCTGCTCGGCGTGTCGGACATGACCGTGCGCCGGGACCTGGACGTCCTGGACTCGCGCGGACTCCTGACGAAGGTCCACGGCGGCGCCACGGTGCGCCGCGCCGGATCCACCGACGAGCCGGCCTTCACGGTCAAGGCCGAGATGGAGCAGCCGGCCAAGGACGCGATCGCCCGCCAGGCGGCCGAGCTCGTCCGCCCCGGCACCGCCATCGGCATCAGCGGCGGCAGCACGACGTACACCCTGGCCCGGCACCTGGTCGGCGTCCCGGACCTGACGGTGGTGACGAACTCGCTGCGGGTCGCGGACGTCCTGCACGCCCACGAGAGCGCCAACCCCGGCAACAACCAGACGGTGATCCTCACCGGCGGCATGCGCACCCCCTCGGAGGCCCTGGTCGGCCCGATAGCGGTCCAGGCCATCCGCACCCTGCACCTGGACCAGGTCTTCCTCGGCGTGTACGGCATGGACGCCGCCGCCGGCTACACCAGCCCGAACCTGATGGAGTCCGAGACCAACCGGGCCCTGGTGTCCGCGGCCCGCAACCTGGTCGTCGTCGCCGACCACACGAAGTGGGGCGTGGTCGGCCTGTCGGCGTTCGCCGCGCTGGGGGACGCGGCGGTGCTGGTGACCGACGACGGGCTGCCGCGCGAGGCGCGGGAGGTGCTGGTCGAGGAGGTCGGGGAGCTGGTGCTGGCGGAGCGGGGGGAGTAG
- a CDS encoding lamin tail domain-containing protein, with protein MPRTRVLTAAAISASTVAALLALPAAQATVSNDVVVNEVYGGGGNSGATLKNDFIELRNNGTAPVSLASWSVQYISAAPGATTTWQVTNLTGSIAPGRTYLVAEAAGTGGTADLPTPDATGAINLSGTSGTVALVTSQTALTCKTAADCAADTSIKDLVGYGTAVVHEGSADAPAASNTTSVARDAAGTDTDQNGADFTAGAPTPTPGGSGTGSGTPVPGPLRIHDIQGAGWVSPVNGQSVTNVPGIVTALRTSGSKGFWIQDPTPDANPATSEALFVYTGSAPTVAVGDSVLVSGKAQSYYPLASGDTVATTSNLSVTEIGTPTVTEVSSGNALPAPIVLSAANVPATYAPDLGGANIESTPVVPTRSVLDFYRSIQGMRVEVDDARVVGPSDKYGEQYVTVKPNEAATYRGGSELLGDNQYPSGRLEVVANDGSNPHVNVGDVLTGATVGPLDYSQYGGFLVAASTMGTVQNNHLAPVVAAADPAKELSVATYNVENLAPSDPDAKFQRLGAGIVTNLAAPDVVSVEEVQDNSGATDDGTVAADQTLTKLTAAIVAAGGPQYAWREIDPANDQDGGQPGGNIRTVFLYNPARVKFVDAGPANVNRTTTGTQVVSKHGDPALTLSPGRIDPANPVWTASRKPLVGEFEFRGKDVFVIANHFVAKLGDQNQDGRFQYPAQSSAVQRAGQAQVEHDFVQKLLDVDKKADVVVLGDLNDYQFSPSLSALRTGTSDGSGQPILTDLISTLPTNEQYTYVYDGVSEVLDHILVSRGVKDLSYQVVHVNAEFSDQASDHDPQVVRFKV; from the coding sequence GTGCCAAGGACCCGTGTACTGACCGCGGCCGCGATCTCGGCCAGCACCGTCGCCGCGCTGCTCGCACTACCCGCAGCGCAGGCGACGGTGTCGAACGACGTCGTCGTGAACGAGGTGTACGGCGGTGGCGGCAACTCCGGTGCCACCCTGAAGAACGACTTCATCGAGCTGCGGAACAACGGCACCGCGCCGGTCTCGCTGGCCTCGTGGTCGGTGCAGTACATCTCGGCGGCGCCCGGGGCCACCACGACGTGGCAGGTCACCAACCTGACCGGGAGCATCGCCCCCGGTAGGACCTATCTGGTCGCCGAGGCCGCCGGGACCGGCGGCACCGCCGACCTGCCGACCCCGGACGCCACCGGCGCGATCAACCTCAGCGGCACCTCCGGCACGGTCGCGCTGGTCACCTCGCAGACCGCCCTGACCTGCAAGACCGCCGCCGACTGCGCCGCCGACACCAGCATCAAGGACCTGGTCGGCTACGGCACCGCGGTCGTGCACGAGGGCTCCGCCGACGCCCCGGCCGCGTCCAACACCACCTCGGTGGCGCGCGACGCCGCCGGCACGGACACCGACCAGAACGGCGCCGACTTCACCGCCGGCGCCCCGACGCCGACCCCCGGCGGCTCCGGCACCGGCAGCGGCACCCCGGTGCCCGGGCCGCTGCGGATCCACGACATCCAGGGCGCCGGCTGGGTCTCGCCGGTCAACGGCCAGAGCGTGACCAACGTGCCGGGCATCGTGACGGCGCTGCGCACCAGCGGCTCCAAGGGCTTCTGGATCCAGGACCCGACCCCGGACGCCAACCCCGCGACCAGCGAGGCGCTGTTCGTCTACACCGGCTCCGCCCCGACCGTCGCGGTCGGCGACTCGGTGCTGGTCTCCGGCAAGGCGCAGTCCTACTACCCGCTGGCCTCCGGCGACACCGTCGCCACCACCTCGAACCTGTCGGTCACCGAGATCGGCACCCCGACGGTCACCGAGGTCAGCAGCGGCAACGCGCTCCCGGCCCCGATCGTGCTGTCGGCCGCGAACGTCCCCGCGACCTACGCCCCGGACCTGGGCGGCGCGAACATCGAGAGCACGCCGGTCGTCCCGACCCGCTCCGTGCTCGACTTCTACCGCTCGATCCAGGGCATGCGGGTCGAGGTCGACGACGCGCGCGTGGTCGGCCCGTCCGACAAGTACGGCGAGCAGTACGTGACGGTGAAGCCGAACGAGGCCGCCACCTACCGCGGCGGCTCGGAACTGCTCGGCGACAACCAGTACCCGTCCGGCCGCCTGGAGGTCGTCGCCAACGACGGCAGCAACCCGCACGTGAACGTCGGCGACGTCCTCACCGGCGCGACCGTCGGCCCGCTGGACTACTCGCAGTACGGCGGCTTCCTCGTCGCGGCCTCGACGATGGGCACGGTGCAGAACAACCACCTGGCCCCGGTCGTCGCCGCCGCGGACCCGGCCAAGGAGCTGTCGGTGGCCACGTACAACGTGGAGAACCTGGCCCCGTCGGACCCGGACGCCAAGTTCCAGCGCCTCGGCGCCGGCATCGTCACCAACCTCGCCGCCCCGGACGTGGTCTCGGTCGAGGAGGTCCAGGACAACAGCGGCGCCACCGACGACGGCACCGTCGCCGCCGACCAGACCCTGACCAAGCTGACCGCGGCGATCGTGGCGGCCGGCGGCCCGCAGTACGCCTGGCGCGAGATCGACCCGGCCAACGACCAGGACGGCGGCCAGCCCGGCGGCAACATCCGCACCGTGTTCCTGTACAACCCGGCCCGGGTGAAGTTCGTCGACGCCGGTCCCGCGAACGTCAACCGCACCACCACCGGCACCCAGGTCGTCAGCAAGCACGGCGACCCGGCCCTGACCCTGTCCCCGGGCCGCATCGACCCGGCGAACCCGGTCTGGACCGCCAGCCGCAAGCCGCTGGTCGGCGAGTTCGAGTTCCGCGGCAAGGACGTCTTCGTCATCGCCAACCACTTCGTCGCCAAGCTCGGCGACCAGAACCAGGACGGCCGCTTCCAGTACCCGGCCCAGTCCTCGGCCGTGCAGCGCGCCGGCCAGGCCCAGGTCGAGCACGACTTCGTGCAGAAGCTGCTGGACGTCGACAAGAAGGCCGACGTGGTCGTCCTCGGCGACCTGAACGACTACCAGTTCAGCCCGTCCCTGAGCGCCCTGCGGACCGGCACCTCCGACGGCAGCGGCCAGCCGATCCTGACCGACCTGATCAGCACCCTGCCGACGAACGAGCAGTACACGTACGTGTACGACGGCGTCTCCGAGGTGCTCGACCACATCCTGGTCAGCCGCGGCGTCAAGGACCTGAGCTACCAGGTGGTGCACGTCAACGCCGAGTTCTCGGACCAGGCCAGCGACCACGACCCGCAGGTGGTGCGGTTCAAGGTCTGA
- a CDS encoding NAD(P)/FAD-dependent oxidoreductase → MRDTVSSGYDVDVLVVGGGPIGLATACYAAEAGLSAVVAEPRSGPIDKACGEGLMPPAVAALRALGVDPAGRQLRGIRYRDPGHSVDAEFRSGPGRGVRRTVLHTALAERAESAGVKVVSERVTEFRQSAGSVEASGITARYLVAADGLHSPIRRVCGLEPAPARHARYGLRRHYQSAPWTDFVEVHWSAGAEAYVTPVDDGLVGVAILGPPGAGFEDRLAEFPELVDRLAGATAGPVRGAGPLRQAVRRRVAPGGRVLLVGDASGYVDALTGEGISVGLAQARALAACLADGRPADYERRWRQVSRRSNLLTAGLLAARRNPVLGPRIVPAAGALPAVFAGAVRLVTG, encoded by the coding sequence GTGCGCGACACCGTGAGCTCCGGGTACGACGTCGACGTCCTCGTCGTCGGCGGCGGCCCGATCGGGCTCGCCACGGCGTGCTACGCGGCCGAGGCGGGGCTGTCCGCGGTCGTCGCGGAGCCCCGGAGCGGGCCGATCGACAAGGCGTGCGGCGAGGGCCTGATGCCGCCCGCCGTGGCCGCCCTGCGGGCCCTCGGCGTCGATCCGGCGGGTCGGCAGCTGCGCGGGATCCGGTATCGCGACCCGGGGCACAGCGTGGACGCGGAGTTCCGCAGCGGCCCGGGGCGCGGCGTGCGCAGAACAGTGCTGCACACGGCGCTGGCCGAGCGGGCCGAGAGCGCCGGGGTCAAGGTGGTGTCGGAGCGCGTCACCGAGTTCCGCCAGTCCGCCGGCTCGGTGGAGGCCTCGGGGATCACGGCCCGCTACCTCGTGGCCGCCGACGGCCTGCACTCCCCGATCCGTCGGGTCTGCGGCCTGGAGCCGGCACCGGCCCGGCACGCGCGCTACGGGCTGCGCAGGCACTACCAGAGCGCGCCGTGGACCGACTTCGTCGAGGTGCACTGGTCGGCCGGCGCGGAGGCGTACGTCACGCCGGTGGACGACGGCCTGGTCGGCGTGGCGATCCTCGGGCCGCCCGGCGCCGGCTTCGAGGACCGGCTGGCGGAGTTCCCGGAGCTGGTCGACCGGCTCGCGGGCGCGACCGCCGGCCCGGTGCGCGGCGCCGGGCCGCTGCGGCAGGCCGTACGCCGCCGGGTCGCGCCCGGCGGCAGGGTCCTGCTGGTCGGGGACGCCTCGGGCTACGTCGACGCGCTGACCGGCGAGGGCATCAGCGTCGGGCTGGCCCAGGCCCGGGCGCTCGCGGCGTGTCTGGCGGACGGGCGGCCCGCCGACTACGAGCGCCGGTGGCGCCAGGTCTCGCGCCGCTCGAACCTGCTGACCGCCGGGCTGCTGGCGGCCCGGCGCAACCCGGTGCTCGGCCCGCGGATCGTCCCGGCGGCCGGGGCGCTGCCGGCAGTCTTCGCCGGGGCGGTACGGCTTGTCACGGGCTGA
- a CDS encoding class I SAM-dependent methyltransferase: MRLALRGDNTLERAALRANLVPTPAAEAWGGIAASGVLVAAVRTGVVARLAGAPARTEEIARDLCLAPTPTRLLVDCLIAAGHARRDRDGTVRLARRDRRWLDPESEVGVARFVNACGDYFDWWRDLDRLIETGASVEHHERGPEDPYWRRYVLGQLDLARLSASEVARRLVLPSSAGSVLDVGGGHGWYSATLCRRHPALTATVLDLPGSVRVGREVIEAAGLAHRVTFVEGDARYAEFPEGQDAVLCFNLLHHLTESEIPALLARAAKALKPGGTLAVLDAFADPPRPARLRGRGRANAAATHLALFVRLTSGSTVYTPAELQSWLRGAGFDPARRVRSARIPGLALYQACKSW, from the coding sequence ATGCGACTGGCGCTGCGTGGCGACAACACTCTGGAGCGCGCGGCCCTGCGCGCCAACCTAGTCCCGACTCCGGCCGCCGAGGCATGGGGAGGTATTGCGGCCTCTGGCGTGTTGGTGGCGGCGGTGCGGACCGGGGTGGTCGCGCGCCTGGCTGGTGCGCCGGCCAGGACGGAGGAGATCGCGCGCGACCTGTGTCTGGCGCCGACGCCGACCCGGCTGCTCGTGGACTGCCTGATCGCCGCCGGGCACGCGCGCCGGGACCGGGACGGCACGGTGCGGCTGGCGCGGCGCGACCGGCGGTGGCTGGACCCGGAGTCCGAGGTCGGCGTGGCGCGGTTCGTGAACGCCTGCGGCGACTACTTCGACTGGTGGCGGGATCTGGACCGGTTGATAGAGACCGGTGCTTCCGTCGAGCACCACGAGCGGGGTCCGGAGGATCCGTACTGGCGCCGCTACGTCCTGGGCCAGCTGGACCTGGCGCGGCTGTCGGCGTCGGAGGTGGCGCGCCGGCTGGTGCTGCCTTCGAGCGCGGGCAGCGTCCTGGACGTCGGCGGCGGCCACGGCTGGTACTCGGCCACGCTGTGCCGTCGGCACCCCGCGCTCACCGCGACCGTGCTGGACCTGCCGGGCAGCGTGCGGGTCGGGCGGGAGGTGATCGAGGCCGCCGGCCTGGCGCACCGGGTGACCTTCGTCGAAGGCGACGCGCGCTACGCGGAGTTCCCCGAGGGCCAGGACGCCGTGCTGTGCTTCAACCTGCTGCACCACCTCACCGAGAGCGAGATCCCGGCGCTGCTCGCGCGGGCCGCCAAGGCCCTGAAGCCGGGCGGCACGCTGGCCGTCCTGGACGCCTTCGCCGACCCGCCGCGCCCGGCCCGGCTTCGGGGCCGGGGCCGCGCCAACGCGGCCGCCACGCATCTGGCGCTGTTCGTCCGGCTGACGTCCGGATCGACCGTGTACACGCCGGCGGAGCTCCAGAGCTGGCTGCGCGGTGCCGGATTCGACCCGGCACGCCGGGTACGTTCCGCCCGGATCCCCGGTCTGGCGCTCTACCAGGCCTGTAAGAGTTGGTGA
- a CDS encoding LCP family protein codes for MRRFSWPKRILAGAVVLVLLVGGYATWLYFHASGQIQHENVISDYPGRPAEGKGTNWLLVGSDSREGLTQDQQDALHTGTGAVTGDTSRTDSMMILHSGANGNSLISLPRDSYVTIPAWTDSKGKQHKESKNKLNAAYAFGDAPLLIKTIEVTTGVRIDHFAEVGFGGFVKVTDAVGGVNLCLDKPIQDQLSGANLKAGCQTLNGAQALAYVRERYADPLGDIGRMQRQRTFLAALAHKVSSAGVVLNPFKLVPVLDNSLAAFKVNDGTSLGDLYDMFQHMKGVSDGSGHTVVVPIATDNYNVPGVGSCILWDKTKAAQLWSAVINDTAMPNLPAT; via the coding sequence GTGCGGCGGTTCAGCTGGCCGAAGCGGATCCTGGCCGGTGCGGTGGTGCTGGTGCTGCTGGTCGGGGGGTACGCGACGTGGCTCTACTTCCATGCCTCGGGGCAGATCCAGCACGAGAATGTGATCTCCGACTACCCGGGGCGGCCTGCCGAGGGCAAGGGGACGAACTGGCTGCTGGTCGGTAGTGACAGCCGGGAAGGGCTCACGCAGGACCAGCAGGACGCGCTGCACACTGGGACCGGGGCGGTGACCGGTGACACGTCGCGGACCGACTCGATGATGATCCTGCACTCCGGGGCGAACGGGAACTCGCTGATCAGCCTGCCGCGCGACTCCTATGTCACCATCCCGGCCTGGACCGACAGCAAGGGCAAGCAGCACAAGGAGTCGAAGAACAAGCTCAACGCCGCCTATGCCTTCGGTGACGCGCCGCTGCTCATCAAGACCATCGAGGTCACCACCGGGGTGCGCATCGACCACTTCGCCGAGGTCGGCTTCGGCGGCTTCGTGAAGGTCACCGACGCCGTCGGCGGGGTGAACCTGTGCCTGGACAAGCCGATCCAGGACCAGCTGTCCGGCGCCAACCTGAAGGCCGGCTGCCAGACCCTCAACGGTGCCCAGGCCCTGGCCTACGTGCGGGAGCGGTACGCCGACCCGCTCGGCGACATCGGACGTATGCAGCGCCAGCGCACCTTCCTGGCGGCCCTGGCGCACAAGGTGTCCTCCGCCGGAGTGGTGCTGAACCCCTTCAAGCTGGTCCCGGTGCTGGACAACTCGCTGGCCGCGTTCAAGGTGAACGACGGCACCAGCCTGGGCGACCTCTACGACATGTTCCAGCACATGAAGGGCGTCAGTGACGGCAGCGGCCACACCGTCGTGGTGCCGATCGCCACCGACAACTACAACGTGCCGGGGGTCGGGTCCTGCATCCTGTGGGACAAGACCAAGGCCGCCCAGCTGTGGAGCGCGGTGATCAACGACACCGCGATGCCGAACCTCCCGGCGACGTGA
- a CDS encoding isoprenylcysteine carboxyl methyltransferase family protein encodes MIVYYALVIATCFERLAELVVAKRNAAWSLARGGVESGRGHYPPMVVLHTGLLAGCLIEPAVAHRSFVPALGIPMLVLAVGAQGLRWWCIRTLGNRWNTRVIVVPGLPLVDTGPYRWFAHPNYVAVVVEGFALPLAGSAWVTALVFTALNAWLLTVRLRCEIRALCATP; translated from the coding sequence ATGATCGTCTACTACGCGCTGGTGATCGCCACGTGCTTCGAACGGCTCGCGGAACTGGTCGTGGCCAAGCGGAACGCGGCGTGGAGCCTGGCGCGCGGCGGGGTGGAGAGCGGACGCGGGCACTATCCGCCGATGGTGGTGCTGCACACCGGGCTGCTGGCCGGGTGCCTGATCGAGCCGGCCGTCGCGCACCGGTCGTTCGTCCCAGCGCTCGGGATCCCCATGCTGGTGCTCGCCGTCGGCGCGCAGGGGCTGCGGTGGTGGTGCATCAGGACCCTGGGAAACCGGTGGAACACCCGCGTGATCGTGGTGCCGGGGCTGCCTTTGGTGGACACCGGGCCGTATCGGTGGTTCGCGCACCCGAACTACGTGGCCGTCGTGGTGGAGGGCTTCGCGTTGCCGCTGGCCGGGTCGGCGTGGGTGACGGCGCTGGTGTTCACCGCGCTGAACGCGTGGTTGCTGACCGTGCGGCTGCGGTGCGAGATCAGAGCCCTGTGCGCGACACCGTGA